Proteins from a genomic interval of Paraconexibacter algicola:
- a CDS encoding alkane 1-monooxygenase produces the protein MATATHDHHHHHHHDDDAEAVPTPAWTDGKRYAWLLGLIVPLSPFIAWGVDAAWSVPAIWFIGPVLVFVLMPILDTAIGTDEENPPDSVIKWLENDRYYRWCTYAFLPLQYGALILAGALWSSGDLGPAALVGLTWTVGLVNGIGINTAHELGHKRASLERWLSKVALAPTFYGHFFIEHNRGHHVRVATPEDPASSRLGESFWAFLPRTVAGSFSSSWELEKERLARTGRGPWTIHNDILNAWLMTVVLFGGLAVAFGPVVLPYLLVQAVLGFSLLEVVNYLEHYGLLREKREDGRYVRTAPEHSWNANNVASNVFLYHLQRHSDHHANPVRRYQALRHFEEAPQLPTGYAGMIVLAAIPPLWRRVMDPRVLAHYDGDVTRANIHPRRRAKVLARYGA, from the coding sequence ATGGCCACCGCCACCCACGACCACCACCATCACCACCACCACGACGACGACGCCGAGGCAGTGCCCACCCCGGCCTGGACCGACGGCAAGCGCTACGCGTGGCTGCTCGGGCTGATCGTCCCGCTGTCCCCGTTCATCGCCTGGGGCGTCGACGCCGCCTGGTCGGTCCCGGCGATCTGGTTCATCGGCCCGGTGCTCGTGTTCGTCCTGATGCCGATCCTCGACACGGCGATCGGCACCGACGAGGAGAACCCGCCCGACAGCGTCATCAAGTGGCTCGAGAACGACCGCTACTACCGCTGGTGCACCTACGCGTTCCTGCCGCTGCAGTACGGCGCGCTGATCCTGGCCGGCGCCCTGTGGTCCTCCGGCGACCTCGGTCCCGCCGCGCTCGTCGGCCTCACCTGGACCGTCGGCCTCGTCAACGGCATCGGCATCAACACCGCCCACGAGCTCGGCCACAAGCGCGCGAGCCTCGAGCGCTGGCTCAGCAAGGTCGCGCTCGCCCCGACGTTCTACGGGCACTTCTTCATCGAGCACAACCGCGGCCACCACGTCCGCGTCGCCACCCCCGAGGACCCGGCGTCCTCGCGCCTGGGCGAGAGCTTCTGGGCGTTCCTGCCGCGCACCGTCGCCGGCTCGTTCAGCTCGTCCTGGGAGCTCGAGAAGGAGCGCCTGGCCCGCACCGGCCGCGGTCCGTGGACGATCCACAACGACATCCTCAACGCGTGGCTGATGACCGTCGTGCTGTTCGGCGGCCTCGCCGTCGCCTTCGGCCCCGTCGTCCTCCCCTACCTGCTGGTCCAGGCGGTGCTCGGCTTCTCGCTGCTGGAGGTCGTCAACTACCTCGAGCACTACGGCCTGCTGCGCGAGAAGCGCGAGGACGGCCGCTACGTGCGGACCGCCCCGGAGCACAGCTGGAACGCCAACAACGTCGCCTCCAACGTGTTCCTCTACCACCTGCAGCGCCACAGCGACCACCACGCCAACCCGGTCCGCCGCTACCAGGCCCTGCGCCACTTCGAGGAGGCCCCGCAGCTGCCCACCGGGTACGCGGGCATGATCGTCCTGGCCGCGATCCCGCCGCTGTGGCGCCGCGTCATGGACCCGCGCGTGCTCGCCCACTACGACGGCGACGTGACGCGCGCG